In Dermacentor silvarum isolate Dsil-2018 chromosome 2, BIME_Dsil_1.4, whole genome shotgun sequence, the following proteins share a genomic window:
- the LOC119440672 gene encoding adenylate cyclase, terminal-differentiation specific-like, with protein sequence MTRRKRFPHYGDRRLRMQSGELQQQQQQQQQQQQQQQQQQQQQQQHSSSSSTAAAAAAAQQQQQQQQQQQQQQQQQQQQQQQQQQQQQQQQQQQQQQQQQQQQQQQQQQQQQQQQQQQQQQQQQQQQQQQQQQQQQQQQQQQQQQQQQQQQQQQQQQQQQQQQQQQQQQQQQQQQQQQQQQQQQQQQQQQQQQQQQQQQQQQQQQQQQQQQQQQQQQQQQQQQQQQQQQQQQQQQQQQQQQQPQQQQQQQQQQQQQQQQQQQQQQHKFGLSALVTTWLDCAGVGGSEGVDGPPDFDEVEDVWDPASTDALDPRLRLRLLFFFGSDVPLSSVPSSMSDLLDGPM encoded by the exons ATGACTCGGAGGAAGCGGTTCCCCCACTATGGTGACCGGCGGCTGCGTATGCAAAGCGGCGAGCTGC agcagcagcagcagcagcagcagcagcagcagcagcagcagcagcagcagcagcagcagcagcagcagca cagcagcagcagcagcacagcagcagcagcagcagcagcgcagcagcagcagcagcagcagcagcagcagcagcagcagcagcagcagcagcagcagcagcagcagcagcagcagcagcagcagcagcagcagcagcagcagcagcagcagcagcagcagcagcagcagcagcagcagcagcagcagcagcagcagcagcagcagcagcagcagcagcagcagcagcagcagcagcagcagcagcagcagcagcagcagcagcagcagcagcagcagcagcagcagcagcagcagcagcagcagcagcagcagcagcagcagcagcagcagcagcagcagcagcagcagcagcagcagcagcagcagcagcagcagcagcagcagcagcagcagcagcagcagcagcagcagcagcagcagcagcagcagcagcagcagcagcagcagcagcagcagcagcagcagcagcagcagcagcagcagcagcagcagcagcagcagcagcagcagcagcagcagcagcagcagcagcagcagcagcagcagcagcagcagcagcagcagcagcagcagcagcagcagcagcagccgcagcagcagcagcagcagcagcagcagcagcagcagcagcagcagcagcagcagcagcagcagcagca TAAATTTGGTCTGTCTGCTTTGGTGACCACGTGGCTAGATTGCGCTGGCGTTGGCGGCTCTGAAGGCGTGGACGGCCCACCCGATTTCGACGAGGTCGAGGATGTCTGGGATCCCGCCTCGACTGATGCCTTAGATCCACGCTTGCGCCTACGGCTACTTTTCTTCTTTGGCTCAGACGTACCCTTGAGCTCCGTTCCATCTTCCATGTCTGACCTGCTCGATGGACCAATGTAG
- the LOC119440671 gene encoding endothelin-converting enzyme 1, protein MTASFLQADSVDTSAAPVTQTSMKMLSRKPSVRMAKDMGMSEEQRPHVGREPRPVGPLGKSVTAEDVPTKQMKMSRKSRLYKAINLRDLEHLVHKSPRLPSVDDIASFRKLLIMVIAIAVILVAAFSVLLVLLYPAGRSTNKTRAICRTTGCVSHATLLTFHLNRSINPCDDFRAYVCSAWKAQPLHYEFGESAMKDVIYAWFRQFNRTLHDGALKLPVGRKPLNMYSACMANEDVYGTSVDQLMDVMHDIGLAWPEDPPPASDAFAVLINLSFNFEDVAWFSATVLDKRHSQDRRLVLTPAIMLPVHLQQHRESHTGGAYYDYWKSFYKFLGRNGTVEMANEDEVHELARTEIELLLKLYKAMNAPMKEPASLSFRSISKYTRNISSDQWLTTVNVYTGRGQTFSADDEVIVSDETFFRTVGSILSAYDNLKLLRFFSWLFVQVHGPKADQRLFLPRFVLPERAHFFRPIFCASSTEISYKQLVSSLAYVSRFSDEEKNLVDARFNKLIETAVAKIVASHWLDEYSKKMIVRKLNSLVLRLWPPSDYLNNDQLEQIYKNFTAHEPTFGGFWANATRSIHEARGFTGYRDKAYGRVSFFPPYASYDPFTNGVRVAFGGLSGPLYYKDGTEGMFYGGLGHLMASEIVNSFGKYGQKWNSEGEITESFLSNSARKAFLERDTCLKSKSVFPQIPALEIAYSALLDALANDSQPVAIREDLPEEKVFFMTLCYVTCRKSEALVSCA, encoded by the exons ATGACAGCCTCGTTTCTTCAGGCGGATAGTGTCGACACTTCGGCAGCCCCCGTTACCCAGACGTCAATGAAGATGCTGTCTCGTAAGCCCTCTGTGAGGATGGCCAAGGATATGGGAATGAGTGAGGAGCAGCGGCCTCACGTTGGTCGAGAACCCCGTCCAGTGGGTCCTTTGGGGAAGAGCGTTACCGCGGAGGACGTCCCGACCAAACAGATGAAGATGTCGCGCAAAAGCCGCCTCTACAAGGCCATTAACCTGCGCGACTTGGAGCATTTG GTACACAAGTCACCAAGACTACCCTCCGTCGACGACATTGCCTCCTTCAGAAAGCTTCTAATCATGGTCATCGCCATTGCTGTGATATTGGTGGCAGCCTTTTCGGTGCTACTTGTGCTCCTGTATCCAGCAGGCAGGTCTACTAACAAAACACGAGCCATCTGCAGGACTACAGGCTGCGTAAGCCACGCGACGCTCCTTACCTTCCACCTCAACAGGAGCATCAACCCTTGTGACGACTTCCGTGCCTACGTATGCTCCGCGTGGAAAGCCCAGCCACTGCACTACGAGTTCGGCGAGTCAGCTATGAAAGATGTGATATACGCTTGGTTCAGGCAATTCAACAGGACGCTACATGATGGTGCCCTCAAACTGCCTGTTGGCAGGAAACCGCTGAATATGTACAGCGCCTGTATGGCTAATGAGGATGTGTACGGTACAAGCGTCGACCAGTTAATGGACGTTATGCACGATATCGGACTCGCTTGGCCGGAAGATCCCCCGCCAGCAAGCGACGCCTTCGCTGTTTTGATAAACTTGTCCTTCAACTTTGAAGACGTTGCTTGGTTCAGCGCGACTGTTTTGGACAAGCGACATTCTCAAGATAGGCGCCTCGTTTTAACACCAGCAATCATGCTACCTGTTCATCTCCAGCAGCACCGTGAATCTCATACAGGCGGAGCCTACTACGATTATTGGAAATCTTTCTACAAGTTTCTTGGTCGTAATGGCACTGTGGAGATGGCAAACGAAGACGAGGTCCACGAGCTTGCACGAACAGAAATTGAACTGCTTCTAAAGCTTTACAAAGCCATGAACGCGCCAATGAAGGAGCCAGCGTCGTTAAGCTTCCGCAGTATTAGCAAATACACGAGGAATATTTCATCTGACCAATGGCTGACGACCGTGAACGTCTACACTGGTCGTGGCCAGACATTTAGTGCTGATGACGAAGTCATAGTCAGTGACGAAACCTTCTTCAGAACTGTGGGTAGCATTCTGTCTGCTTACGACAATCTAAAGTTGTTGAGGTTCTTCTCCTGGCTATTCGTACAGGTCCATGGCCCAAAAGCGGACCAGCGGCTGTTCCTGCCTCGCTTTGTTTTACCTGAAAGGGCGCACTTCTTTCGACCTATATTCTGTGCCTCGAGCACAGAAATCTCTTACAAGCAGCTGGTGTCATCATTAGCGTATGTGTCACGATTCTCCGACGAGGAAAAGAACCTGGTTGACGCCAGATTCAACAAGTTGATCGAAACAGCAGTGGCCAAGATAGTAGCGTCTCACTGGCTGGACGAATATAGTAAAAAGATGATTGTGAGAAAGCTAAACTCGCTGGTTCTAAGATTGTGGCCACCAAGTGACTATCTAAACAATGATCAGCTAGAACAGATCTACAAAAACTTCACTGCTCATGAGCCGACCTTCGGAGGGTTCTGGGCCAACGCTACGAGAAGCATACACGAAGCCAGGGGATTCACGGGTTATCGAGACAAGGCTTACGGTAGAGTAAGTTTCTTTCCGCCCTATGCCAGTTACGATCCATTTACCAACGGTGTAAGGGTTGCCTtcggcggcctgtccggaccgcTGTACTACAAGGACGGAACGGAAGGTATGTTCTACGGAGGCCTCGGGCACTTGATGGCTTCGGAAATTGTGAACTCCTTCGGAAAGTACGGCCAGAAGTGGAATTCGGAAGGCGAAATCACCGAGTCATTTCTCAGCAACTCTGCAAGAAAAGCTTTCCTTGAGAGAGACACGTGTTTGAAATCGAAGAGCGTGTTTCCGCAAATTCCCGCTCTCGAGATTGCGTACTCAGCACTTCTGGACGCCCTCGCCAACGACAGCCAGCCCGTCGCCATTCGTGAGGACCTTCCGGAAGAAAAGGTCTTCTTCATGACCCTTTGTTACGTGACTTGCAGAAAGTCTGAAGCCCTTGTATCG TGCGCGTAA